The following are encoded together in the Salvelinus sp. IW2-2015 unplaced genomic scaffold, ASM291031v2 Un_scaffold1085, whole genome shotgun sequence genome:
- the igsf8 gene encoding immunoglobulin superfamily member 8, producing MMMASWRRTAALICLQWVIRYTLCREVTLPSGPLYRVAGFSLSIPCAVSGYEGSRTQDFEWFLYREDSQGRQMGVISTRDPGFPYAPFQARVRSGEVRVERDSGDKARLVFQRLHADDQGRYECYTPSTDSKYQGNYSASVAVKVIPDTLLISYSRSLTGQPVPEGAEITLTCSAAVQSKQHTHLSITFGVRVGGSGLGSGTPREIIAIDKELSVTPGRGDSYQKRYDDGEITLVKKSGDGGRDVYVMRLSAVAPEDSGAYFCEASQWILDPDGAWQKIAQRTLEIGNLTVQPLADSLTVTSTPRGEVTLQLGSPLTLTCEVSGLAPGGRSGLLVQWMRRGTVSSEDRALTGGGVEVEVARYGPDGVVSWGDDSSRGGRSGGGSMEKEVEGRYSLRLFSAHPADTGVYRCAVSVYAGRLNPGPSSAATLTQRSEGVTVNLKTKEVKVSAVANLPRGPLLKRGDTVTLLCNVSVVTTGPAQVEVQWLQRAVLPAQEGGATAGGVIIEKGGDKPSVGEKGTVLASLTYEGLSRPYKNHSSEVSMDRVSPGTYRLRIFSAQDQDQGLFVCQAEVWGQDPHGGWYNTGAKAQSEGVRVYLYARAADLLLIPLVVGVSSALFVGVVIIATVTCCFMNRLARQRSPK from the exons TACACCCTGTGTCGCGAGGTAACCCTTCCCTCCGGTCCCCTATACCGCGTGGCAGggttctccctctccatcccctgtGCTGTATCAGGCTACGAGGGTTCGCGAACGCAGGACTTTGAGTGGTTCCTGTACAGGGAGGACTCCCAGGGGAGACAGATGGGGGTGATCTCTACCAGGGACCCCGGGTTTCCCTACGCACCCTTCCAG GCGCGGGTGAGGTCCGGGGAGGTGAGGGTGGAGAGGGACTCGGGGGACAAGGCCAGGCTGGTGTTCCAGAGGCTACACGCAGATGACCAGGGACGATACGAGTGTTACACACCCAGCACAGACTCCAAATACCAAGGCAACTACAGTGCCTCGGTCGCTGTCAAAG tgatTCCAGACACTCTCCTGATTAGCTACTCCCGGTCTCTAACTGGCCAACCCGTGCCAGAGGGGGCGGAGATAACTCTCACCTGCTCCGCCGCCGTCCAATCAAAACAGCACACCCACCTGTCCATCACGTTCGGCGTGCGTGTCGGTGGTAGCGGGTTGGGGTCGGGGACACCGAGAGAAATCATAGCTATCGATAAGGAACTGAGCGTGACTCCTGGCCGAGGGGACTCCTACCAGAAGAGATATGATGATGGAGAGATAACGCTGGTGAAGaagagtggagatggagggagagatgtctACGTGATGAGGCTGAGCGCCGTGGCCCCGGAGGACTCAGGGGCCTACTTCTGTGAGGCGTCGCAGTGGATCCTGGACCCTGATGGAGCGTGGCAGAAGATCGCTCAGAGGACCCTGGAGATTGGCAACCTGACGGTCCAACCACTTG cTGACTCCCTGACCGTTACGTCCACTCCGCGAGGTGAGGTAACTCTCCAGTTAGGCTCCCCCCTCACTCTGACCTGCGAGGTGTCTGGTTTGGCCCCTGGGGGCCGCTCGGGCCTGCTGGTTCAGTGGATGAGGAGGGGCACCGTGAGCAGCGAGGACAGGGCATTGACGGGTGGAGGTGTGGAG GTGGAGGTGGCCCGGTACGGCCCAGACGGGGTGGTGAGCTGGGGGGATGACTCCAGCCGGGGGGGTCGGAGTGGAGGGGGttccatggagaaggaggtggagggacGGTACTCTCTCAGGTTGTTCTCTGCCCACCCAGCTGACACGGGGGTGTACCGCTGTGCTGTGAGCGTCTACGCTGGGAGGCTTAACCCGGGACCCTCCAGTGCTGCTACCCTCACACAGAGATCAGAGGGGGTCACCGTCAACCTCAAGACCAAAG AGGTCAAGGTGTCAGCAGTAGCCAACCTTCCCCGCGGCCCCCTCTTGAAGAGAGGTGATACCGTCACCCTGCTCTGCAACGTATCCGTGGTAACCACCGGCCCTGCACAGGTGGAGGTCCAATGGCTGCAGAGGGCGGTCCTCCCGGCCCAGGAGGGTGGGGCTACAGCAGGGGGTGTGATCATAGAGAAGGGTGGTGACAAGCCGTCAGTAGGGGAGAAGGGGACGGTGTTAGCCTCTCTTACCTATGAGGGCCTGTCCAGGCCATATAAGAACCACAGCTCTGAG GTCAGTATGGACCGGGTGTCTCCAGGYACCTACAGGTTAAGGATCTTCTCCGCCCAGGACCAGGACCAGGGCCTGTTTGTCTGCCAGGCTGAGGTGTGGGGACAAGACCCCCATGGAGGATGGTACAACACCGGGGCCAAGGCCCAGTCAGAGGGTGTCAGGGTCTACCTGTACGCCAGAG cgGCCGACCTGCTCCTCATCCCCTTGGTTGTGGGCGTGTCCTCTGCCTTGTTTGTGGGCGTGGTCATCATCGCCACGGTAACCTGTTGCTTCATGAATCGATTGGCTAGGCAGCGCTCCCCGAAATAG